In Gossypium arboreum isolate Shixiya-1 chromosome 5, ASM2569848v2, whole genome shotgun sequence, a single genomic region encodes these proteins:
- the LOC128292599 gene encoding probable cyclic nucleotide-gated ion channel 5 gives MKGYDIWKGMRDSVLNEKCPVNENYNNPPFDFAVFTQTLSSGIVSSTKLFPKYLYCLWWGSTEFEVASQFRRFHSRQVQHTFCFHSQQWRTWAVRFIQAAWRRYSKRKIMELCRKKEEEAEGSDGYRSNSGGGSYSLGGCFFASKFAANALCGIHRNQNAKSAKELVKLQKPPESGFSAEVADRY, from the exons ATGAAAGGCTACGACATATGGAAGGGCATGCGAGATTCTGTTCTTAATGAAAAGTGCCCAGTTAATGAAAATTATAATAATCCTCCATTTGATTTTGCAGTCTTCACACAAACTTTATCATCTGGTATTGTTTCATCAACTAAACTCTTTCCCAAATACTTGTACTGTTTGTGGTGGGGCTCTACAGAATTTGAG GTGGCGAGTCAATTCAGGCGTTTTCACAGTAGACAGGTGCAACATACATTCTGTTTTCATTCACAGCAGTGGAGGACCTGGGCAGTTCGCTTTATCCAAGCTGCTTGGCGGCGTTATTCCAAGAGAAAGATTATGGAACTGTGTAGGAAGAAAGAAGAGGAAGCAGAAGGGTCAGATGGATACCGTAGTAACAGTGGTGGAGGTTCATACAGCCTTGGTGGCTGTTTCTTCGCTTCTAAGTTTGCAGCAAATGCGCTTTGTGGTATTCATCGAAACCAGAATGCTAAGAGTGCGAAGGAGCTGGTGAAGCTACAGAAGCCTCCCGAGTCTGGCTTCTCTGCTGAAGTTGCAGATAGATACTGA